From a region of the Pseudanabaena sp. ABRG5-3 genome:
- a CDS encoding isopeptide-forming domain-containing fimbrial protein encodes MKSKSHLRFYTHLLLTSALMLGGSLSVSKLALAAGTPAGTTITNTATGSFEGETSGSTGTVTSNTVTISVSEVAGITAVASGNQEAPLSVTNAGAYQGVAGINTGDVVYFDFTITNVGNDPTAFFIPGTATISGGTLENIQIIAVDPDGAGAIAPKTLADNVPNTGVSTITVLGSTDGYIPINGTVTVRVAVKVTETVVGNAIAVTFGDTSTSPGSQNQPYIANGIRDLYTVDLADGTANPYPVATFPSVSQVLEANGIPANGDTVNRRQEASATQSVNLVAIPVISGYKSVTLSIDPDNSVTPSAGDTLTWRVTYANTGTVDVTNFQITDVLDTDVTLARPLAVGDVTVNATQGIAPAPNTGYTGAGNNNLFASSFTLKAGGVVTVEFPVIIGAGAANGQILQNQSTATSNELPAAGIKTDNIDNTTASLPTGVIPLPSSLAQTQTAAISPTTVTIIAPSAANPKLLLAKRITAVNGVPIAGFTNDGIASSPDDDPNWPTPLSDYLRGAVTSNNISVKPSDQLEYTIYFLVSGNKALTNITICDLVPPNTTFVTGSYNAVGGGSNLDIAFANNATTAPTSPTSYLTSLFDGDRGQFYPAGSVPPTTCRKANTTPPAGTLSASDNTDGLVVVNVVTSPTTLPHATAVGFPTASYGFIRFQVKVK; translated from the coding sequence ATGAAGTCCAAATCTCATCTCCGTTTTTATACTCATTTACTGCTCACCTCAGCCTTGATGCTCGGTGGTAGCTTGTCTGTCAGTAAACTAGCCCTAGCTGCGGGTACTCCTGCTGGGACAACGATCACGAATACAGCTACAGGCAGCTTTGAAGGCGAAACTTCAGGCAGTACGGGTACGGTCACTTCTAATACCGTCACCATATCCGTATCAGAAGTTGCGGGTATTACCGCAGTCGCATCAGGCAATCAAGAAGCTCCCTTGTCCGTTACGAATGCGGGGGCATATCAAGGTGTTGCAGGTATTAATACGGGTGATGTCGTTTATTTTGATTTCACGATCACGAATGTGGGGAATGATCCAACCGCCTTTTTCATTCCTGGTACAGCCACAATCAGCGGCGGTACATTAGAAAATATCCAGATTATCGCCGTTGACCCTGACGGTGCAGGGGCGATCGCGCCGAAAACATTAGCTGATAATGTCCCTAATACAGGGGTTAGTACGATTACTGTATTAGGTTCAACCGATGGATATATTCCTATCAATGGAACAGTGACAGTACGTGTAGCTGTAAAAGTTACGGAAACAGTCGTTGGCAATGCGATCGCTGTGACATTTGGAGATACCTCCACCAGTCCGGGCAGCCAAAACCAACCCTATATCGCAAATGGAATCAGAGATCTCTATACCGTAGATCTCGCTGATGGCACTGCCAATCCCTATCCTGTTGCGACTTTTCCTTCAGTTAGCCAAGTACTAGAAGCTAATGGAATTCCTGCTAATGGAGATACGGTTAATCGCAGACAGGAAGCCAGTGCCACCCAATCGGTAAATTTAGTAGCGATTCCCGTCATATCTGGTTATAAATCAGTTACCCTAAGCATCGATCCAGATAATAGCGTCACGCCCTCTGCTGGTGACACTCTGACATGGCGAGTTACCTATGCTAATACTGGCACTGTGGATGTGACTAACTTCCAAATTACTGATGTGCTGGACACAGATGTTACCCTAGCAAGACCTTTAGCTGTAGGAGATGTCACGGTCAATGCCACGCAAGGGATCGCCCCTGCTCCCAATACTGGTTATACAGGAGCTGGCAATAATAATCTTTTTGCCTCTAGTTTTACCTTAAAGGCAGGGGGAGTCGTTACAGTTGAATTCCCTGTCATAATTGGGGCTGGTGCTGCAAATGGGCAGATTCTCCAAAACCAATCCACAGCGACTAGTAACGAATTACCCGCCGCAGGGATCAAAACCGACAATATCGATAACACAACTGCTAGTTTACCGACAGGCGTTATCCCCTTACCAAGTAGTCTGGCGCAAACACAAACAGCGGCAATCTCTCCCACTACTGTTACTATCATCGCCCCATCAGCAGCAAATCCCAAACTATTGCTAGCTAAGCGAATTACCGCCGTTAATGGTGTGCCGATCGCAGGTTTCACTAATGACGGTATAGCTTCATCCCCCGATGATGATCCTAATTGGCCGACACCTTTATCTGACTATTTGCGGGGCGCTGTTACCTCCAATAACATTAGTGTCAAACCAAGCGATCAACTGGAATACACCATCTACTTCCTAGTCAGTGGCAATAAAGCTCTGACTAATATCACTATTTGCGATTTAGTTCCGCCCAACACCACCTTTGTAACTGGTTCTTACAATGCTGTGGGTGGCGGTAGTAATTTAGATATTGCCTTTGCCAATAATGCCACCACTGCTCCCACAAGTCCCACGAGTTATTTGACTAGTCTTTTTGATGGTGATCGCGGTCAGTTCTATCCAGCAGGAAGTGTACCGCCAACCACCTGTAGAAAAGCGAATACTACGCCCCCTGCTGGTACTTTGAGTGCTAGTGATAACACAGATGGTTTAGTAGTGGTGAATGTAGTTACTAGTCCTACCACATTACCCCACGCCACAGCCGTAGGGTTCCCCACAGCGTCCTATGGCTTTATCCGCTTTCAAGTAAAAGTCAAATAG
- the menC gene encoding o-succinylbenzoate synthase has product MDLTIQSIQFHLYRFAFREPFQTALGILSHREGFVIEIRDRQNRIGLGEAAPLVGFGMESLAETEEVLRGLQKSLVNAEIQSLKDIKKLLKTCDRTPAAKHGIELALLNLLAQSQELTLSQLLANSCSGEVRVQVPVNAVMGAIAPDLAANKAQSYIEQGYRCLKIKVGTQDFELDLRRVAAVRSQVGNDIQIRIDANQGWSVAEAIANLKRLEFLHIEYVEQPVAAADLEGMAEVRRSQSIPIAADESVNNLAQLQRVIQTQAADIIILKPMVLGGILTAHHAALIALQFGLDVVVTTTIDGAIARQAAFDLAASLPIQRACGLATEHLLAAYQERI; this is encoded by the coding sequence GTGGATCTCACAATCCAATCTATTCAATTTCACCTCTATCGTTTTGCCTTTCGCGAACCGTTTCAGACTGCCTTAGGAATACTTTCCCATCGCGAAGGATTTGTGATTGAGATTCGCGATCGCCAAAATCGGATAGGTTTAGGAGAAGCTGCCCCACTTGTGGGATTTGGGATGGAATCATTGGCTGAAACGGAAGAGGTTTTACGAGGTTTGCAGAAGTCACTTGTTAATGCTGAAATTCAAAGCCTGAAAGATATTAAGAAATTACTTAAAACCTGTGATCGCACACCTGCGGCTAAACATGGCATCGAATTAGCTTTACTTAATTTATTAGCCCAATCGCAAGAGCTAACTCTTTCGCAATTATTAGCTAATTCATGCAGTGGTGAAGTTCGTGTTCAAGTTCCTGTGAATGCGGTGATGGGAGCGATCGCCCCTGACCTTGCTGCTAACAAAGCCCAATCCTATATCGAGCAAGGTTATCGCTGTCTCAAAATTAAAGTTGGCACACAGGATTTTGAATTGGATTTGCGAAGAGTTGCAGCAGTGCGATCGCAGGTGGGTAATGATATCCAAATTCGGATTGATGCTAATCAGGGCTGGTCTGTGGCTGAGGCGATCGCTAATTTAAAAAGATTAGAGTTTCTCCATATCGAATATGTCGAGCAGCCTGTCGCTGCTGCTGATTTAGAGGGTATGGCGGAAGTGAGGCGATCTCAATCAATTCCGATTGCCGCCGATGAATCTGTCAATAATCTCGCTCAACTACAACGAGTGATTCAGACCCAAGCTGCCGATATTATCATTCTCAAACCAATGGTATTAGGAGGTATCCTCACAGCGCATCATGCTGCGTTAATTGCTCTGCAATTTGGTTTAGATGTGGTGGTCACGACAACCATTGATGGGGCGATCGCCCGACAAGCTGCCTTTGATTTAGCGGCATCTCTTCCAATTCAGAGAGCCTGTGGTTTAGCCACAGAACATTTGCTTGCGGCTTATCAAGAGCGTATTTGA
- a CDS encoding hybrid sensor histidine kinase/response regulator — protein MSDQLHKSSSLILIVDDVPANLDVLSETLSAEGYEVAIATSGERALLQISRMLPDLILLDIQMPDMNGFSVCQILKADPQTCQIPIIFMTALTDLDSKMKGFDLGALDYITKPFQDREVLARIRTHLQLSKLTQHLEQEVAAQVISLKAAKEEAERANIAKSYFLANMSHELRTPLNAILGITEGLQDEVFGAINEQQIKVLQIVESSASHLLSLITDILDVSKIESGQINLDYSTVSVDRLCQASLTLIKQQAQKKGIQLLNELPSHLPEIRVDERRICQALVNLLNNAVKFTPQGGSITLAVKFPIVKQEWKDQKTYLRFEITDTGIGIAPEDIDKLFQSFRQLDSDLNRQYEGIGLGLTLVKRIVELHGGDVGVTSQIGVGSCFMIDLPCTEIGTPHPEIDLTLSPSA, from the coding sequence ATGTCTGACCAACTGCATAAGTCATCCAGCCTAATTCTCATTGTTGATGATGTACCAGCCAATCTCGATGTGCTTTCAGAAACTCTGAGTGCTGAGGGCTACGAAGTAGCGATCGCAACTAGTGGAGAACGCGCATTATTGCAAATATCGCGGATGTTACCCGATCTAATTTTGCTAGACATCCAGATGCCTGATATGAATGGCTTTAGTGTTTGTCAGATCCTGAAGGCAGATCCTCAAACTTGTCAGATTCCGATCATCTTTATGACTGCTTTAACGGATTTAGATAGCAAAATGAAGGGGTTTGATCTAGGAGCCTTGGATTACATTACTAAACCATTCCAAGATCGCGAAGTACTGGCAAGAATTAGAACCCATTTGCAACTCAGTAAGCTCACTCAACATTTAGAACAGGAAGTCGCTGCTCAGGTTATTTCTTTGAAGGCAGCAAAGGAAGAAGCTGAGAGGGCAAATATTGCCAAAAGTTACTTTCTAGCGAATATGAGTCATGAACTACGTACGCCGCTCAATGCCATTTTAGGAATTACTGAAGGGTTGCAGGATGAAGTCTTTGGGGCAATTAATGAACAACAAATTAAAGTTTTACAAATTGTAGAAAGTAGTGCTTCTCATTTACTATCCCTGATTACGGATATTCTAGATGTTTCTAAAATTGAATCAGGGCAAATCAATCTGGATTATAGTACCGTCAGTGTTGACCGACTTTGTCAAGCTAGTTTAACTTTGATCAAACAACAAGCCCAGAAAAAAGGAATTCAACTTCTCAATGAATTGCCAAGCCATTTGCCTGAAATTAGGGTAGATGAGCGAAGGATCTGTCAAGCATTGGTTAACTTGTTAAATAATGCAGTAAAGTTTACACCTCAAGGCGGTAGCATTACTTTAGCCGTGAAATTTCCAATTGTGAAGCAAGAATGGAAAGACCAAAAAACATACCTCCGTTTTGAAATTACGGATACAGGTATTGGAATCGCCCCTGAGGATATTGATAAGCTATTTCAATCTTTTAGACAGCTTGATAGCGATCTTAATCGTCAATACGAAGGAATCGGTTTAGGGCTTACTTTGGTAAAACGCATAGTGGAACTACATGGCGGTGATGTGGGGGTAACTAGCCAAATTGGAGTTGGTAGTTGCTTTATGATCGATCTACCCTGCACAGAAATTGGAACTCCCCATCCTGAAATAGATTTAACTCTATCTCCTAGCGCATAG
- a CDS encoding beta strand repeat-containing protein, which produces MFKKNLKTNRKLSNSKSNPILAIAIRAFLQFLIVLYGVIAKGFHSIRKSLNQLFTKRNWRSAKHSSRRSEKKYTGRSKTYKLNHISLTAFCLTVLLITSQLVFLNPAYAIPDVCGTPGKEDPTALSNVINTYYPGTAATAVTGASSIVIGTARGATTPITTGDLLLVIQMQDASINATNTDAYGDGVTGGNASGYTSLRTSGSYQYVVATNSVPLIGGTVNLSQPLAFTFTNADATTTDGQRRYQIIRVPQYASASISSTVNSYAWDGSVGGVVALDVAGDLTFSGSGTIDVSGQGFRGGGGTNLGGDNTTGAASQNSAYVHNAPTVTGIGVATAPTGANNYDGSKGEGIAGTPRYTRNGGFPPVTGVTDNSVEGYPQGSFSRGAPANAGGGGTDPNKGKNSANTGGGGGANAGSGGKGGDSWTDNNFTPARQPFGGFGGSALSPSVNRIFLGGGGGAGTSNNSTTGNVPSGGGGGGMVIVRSGRILGSGTINANGIQGVSPNSTDGGGGGGAGGTVLIQSVTASTPTISINARGGAGLDSGFREHGPGGGGGGGYIAYQGFTPTTNVSAGAAGLDKSTTPTNYGATPGTNGLVESTTIPTAEVKPGASCLPSLTVTKTTSTPTVTKPASGTATATYTITTTNPVTTPASSGNAINVAISDTLPTNFTYASTTSITPTGGATRTSITDPTVGSSNPTWGSFTIPPGGQVQITFSVTISSTATLGTYQNPATATYSDPLRTVAGTTTTASYNSASSTGEDVTLVGADYGDAPDTYGTDSTAGNSSNGVDLVGASHTILSTNNPFIGTNAPDADGTNAPIPYNGTGDDATNTDDEDGVTFPVALTSATSSYTANLTATNNSGTTANIIGWIDFNYDGQFQSTEAATTTVVTGSNNVARTLTWSGITIPPFTATSQQTYARFRITTDPAITTSTPAGSAANGEVEDYAISIQGIDYGDAPDTGAGTGVGNYQTTSTDGGASHTILSTLKLGTNVPDADSGALQNAAANADDTNGSDDEDGVTTFPTLTTSSSAYSVTVNVFNNTGSAAPLLGWIDFNRNGVFETTEGQTASVASSASPQNITLNWTGITVPTAGNTYARFRISDAALTTSTPNGAVGNGEVEDYLIPINVAPSLNIVKRITNVNGTDISGFNAAAPVGLSNDGDLKWPIANTQYLRGAVNSSISAKPGDLVEYTIYFLSNGSENLRNAQICDAIPANTTFEPNTYGAGSGILLGWDSTGAVLPDPANSTLVPSVKVALTNANDGDLGKFLAANTAEPLAPSPCNLATNSQGAILVKFGASPTIPFATSSGTPQSSYGFVRFKVKVD; this is translated from the coding sequence ATGTTTAAAAAGAATTTAAAAACTAATCGTAAATTAAGTAACTCTAAATCAAACCCAATCTTAGCGATCGCCATACGGGCGTTCCTTCAATTTTTGATAGTACTTTATGGGGTCATCGCGAAGGGTTTCCACTCCATTAGAAAATCGCTTAACCAACTATTTACTAAGAGAAACTGGAGATCTGCAAAGCATAGCTCACGAAGATCGGAGAAAAAGTATACAGGTCGCTCCAAAACCTACAAACTAAACCACATTTCTCTGACAGCTTTCTGTCTAACCGTCTTACTTATTACCTCACAATTAGTCTTCTTAAATCCTGCTTATGCCATACCTGATGTCTGTGGCACACCAGGCAAAGAAGATCCAACGGCACTCAGTAATGTCATTAACACCTACTATCCAGGTACAGCAGCTACAGCAGTAACTGGGGCATCATCTATTGTCATTGGCACAGCTAGAGGAGCGACAACGCCAATCACCACAGGCGATTTGTTACTGGTTATCCAGATGCAGGATGCTTCCATCAACGCCACCAATACTGATGCCTATGGAGACGGAGTCACAGGCGGCAATGCTAGTGGCTATACGAGTCTTCGTACTTCTGGTTCCTACCAATATGTGGTCGCTACCAATAGCGTACCTCTTATAGGGGGAACCGTTAACCTCTCTCAACCCCTTGCCTTTACCTTTACTAATGCCGATGCGACAACTACTGATGGACAAAGACGCTATCAGATAATTCGTGTGCCTCAGTATGCTAGCGCCAGCATTAGCTCAACAGTTAACTCCTATGCTTGGGATGGCTCTGTGGGTGGGGTCGTTGCCCTAGATGTTGCAGGTGACTTAACTTTCTCAGGTTCAGGAACCATCGATGTAAGTGGACAGGGTTTTCGCGGTGGCGGTGGCACTAACTTAGGTGGGGATAACACTACAGGGGCAGCATCCCAAAATAGTGCTTATGTTCACAATGCGCCAACAGTTACGGGAATAGGAGTTGCTACAGCTCCCACAGGCGCTAATAATTATGATGGATCTAAAGGAGAGGGAATTGCTGGAACACCCCGTTACACCAGAAATGGGGGTTTTCCTCCTGTCACAGGCGTAACGGATAACTCGGTAGAAGGTTATCCACAAGGTAGTTTTTCACGAGGCGCACCCGCAAATGCAGGTGGTGGTGGAACCGATCCCAACAAGGGAAAGAATTCCGCTAACACTGGTGGTGGTGGTGGTGCTAACGCAGGTAGTGGGGGTAAAGGCGGCGACTCTTGGACAGATAACAACTTTACTCCAGCAAGACAACCCTTTGGAGGCTTTGGTGGAAGTGCTCTTTCGCCTTCAGTCAATCGTATCTTTCTAGGCGGCGGCGGTGGCGCTGGCACTTCCAATAACTCTACTACTGGTAACGTACCATCAGGTGGTGGCGGCGGCGGTATGGTTATTGTGCGTAGTGGTCGCATCCTTGGCAGTGGCACTATTAATGCAAACGGAATTCAAGGCGTGTCTCCCAATAGTACTGATGGCGGCGGCGGTGGTGGGGCAGGTGGCACTGTTCTCATTCAATCTGTTACAGCGTCAACTCCCACTATTTCCATCAATGCGAGAGGCGGAGCAGGACTTGACTCTGGATTTAGGGAGCATGGACCTGGTGGCGGCGGTGGTGGTGGATATATTGCCTATCAAGGCTTTACACCAACAACAAATGTGAGTGCTGGGGCTGCTGGTCTCGATAAAAGCACTACACCAACTAATTACGGCGCAACTCCAGGTACTAATGGGTTAGTTGAATCAACAACAATTCCTACTGCAGAGGTAAAACCCGGAGCATCATGCTTACCATCACTAACAGTAACCAAAACTACAAGTACCCCTACTGTCACCAAACCAGCTTCAGGTACAGCAACAGCTACCTATACTATTACTACTACTAATCCTGTTACTACTCCTGCAAGTAGTGGCAATGCCATCAATGTCGCCATCTCTGATACGCTGCCCACAAACTTTACCTATGCGTCTACTACCTCCATAACTCCTACGGGAGGCGCAACAAGAACATCTATCACTGACCCAACGGTAGGAAGTTCTAACCCGACTTGGGGATCTTTTACGATTCCGCCTGGTGGACAGGTACAAATTACCTTTAGTGTGACAATTTCCAGTACGGCTACCCTAGGCACTTACCAAAACCCAGCAACTGCAACTTATTCCGATCCATTACGGACAGTTGCAGGGACGACAACCACAGCATCCTATAATTCTGCCTCTAGTACAGGTGAAGATGTCACTCTTGTTGGCGCAGACTATGGCGATGCTCCTGACACCTACGGCACTGACTCAACCGCAGGTAATAGTTCTAATGGAGTCGATCTCGTAGGTGCAAGTCATACCATCCTTAGTACCAATAATCCTTTCATTGGAACCAATGCCCCTGATGCCGATGGTACTAATGCACCAATTCCCTACAATGGCACTGGGGACGATGCTACCAATACCGATGATGAGGATGGAGTTACTTTTCCCGTTGCCCTTACCAGTGCGACCAGTAGTTACACCGCAAATTTAACAGCCACAAATAACTCAGGCACTACAGCTAACATCATTGGTTGGATCGACTTCAACTATGACGGTCAATTCCAATCCACAGAAGCTGCCACCACTACTGTTGTCACAGGAAGTAATAATGTTGCAAGGACTCTAACTTGGAGCGGTATTACGATTCCTCCCTTTACCGCAACTAGTCAACAGACCTATGCCCGTTTTCGGATAACTACAGATCCCGCAATTACTACTAGTACTCCAGCAGGATCGGCTGCCAATGGCGAAGTCGAAGACTATGCGATTTCCATACAGGGTATAGATTACGGCGATGCACCAGATACAGGAGCAGGAACAGGTGTAGGGAACTACCAAACGACTAGCACCGATGGTGGAGCAAGTCATACGATTCTCAGCACTTTAAAACTAGGAACCAATGTCCCTGATGCTGACAGTGGCGCATTACAAAATGCGGCGGCTAATGCTGATGATACCAATGGTAGTGATGATGAAGATGGTGTTACTACCTTCCCCACATTAACTACATCCAGTTCAGCCTACTCAGTGACAGTTAATGTCTTTAATAACACTGGCAGTGCTGCACCTTTACTGGGATGGATTGACTTTAACAGGAATGGTGTTTTCGAGACGACGGAAGGACAAACTGCCTCTGTAGCAAGCAGTGCCAGTCCTCAAAATATTACGCTCAATTGGACAGGCATAACTGTACCTACGGCAGGAAATACCTACGCTCGTTTCCGTATTAGCGATGCGGCCTTGACCACATCAACGCCTAATGGTGCGGTTGGGAATGGCGAAGTTGAGGATTATCTAATCCCGATCAATGTAGCTCCTAGTTTAAATATCGTGAAACGGATTACTAACGTCAATGGTACGGACATTAGCGGGTTTAATGCTGCTGCACCAGTAGGTTTATCCAATGACGGTGATTTAAAATGGCCGATCGCAAATACTCAGTACCTCCGTGGCGCAGTTAACTCTAGCATCAGTGCAAAACCTGGGGATTTAGTGGAATACACCATTTATTTCCTATCTAACGGTAGCGAAAACCTGAGGAATGCTCAAATTTGTGATGCGATTCCTGCTAATACTACCTTTGAGCCTAATACCTATGGAGCTGGTAGTGGAATTCTTCTCGGTTGGGACAGTACAGGAGCCGTACTTCCCGACCCTGCGAACTCAACTCTAGTGCCGTCGGTTAAAGTCGCACTCACCAATGCTAATGATGGGGATTTAGGTAAGTTTTTGGCAGCTAATACCGCCGAACCACTTGCTCCTAGCCCTTGCAACCTCGCTACTAATAGTCAGGGAGCAATCTTAGTGAAATTTGGTGCAAGTCCTACCATACCTTTCGCGACTTCTTCAGGCACACCCCAAAGTTCGTATGGATTTGTGCGATTTAAAGTCAAAGTCGATTAG
- a CDS encoding ATP-binding protein, giving the protein MKIKGKIICGYVLALGIAFIGSGGGLILGNYYQHKALQAQQNAFRERKLLSTLQVDILYNRPAKQLTPLIKNPQAFRQESLKLVERINKIQSLVTTHNQSGQLSTLEGLQTLLQDYEVTVKEFAKTTRNFIKESDAIFSSEPIDHQKLQTLVVNLVQSKEFVKFIEFPDRLRTFYEESEKLENIAELSLINAEKLRTQIIIGSLGISLIIAVFIALYISQTIARPIQTLNKVALQVTSESDFNLQAPVETNDEVGLLASSLNRMIYYVQDLLQAQQNYTDKIQEAKDIADAANQAKSEFLANMSHELRTPLNGILGYTQILSRSVTLSEKEQHGIHIIHQCGTHLLTLINDVLDLSKIEARKLDLDIEVIHLPAFLQDVAEICRVRADKKNIQFIYEVDENLPTAILADEKRLRQVLLNLLNNAIKFTDYDGKVTFIAKPTVTTSTPFLATTRILFQIIDTGVGIVPKDLDNIFQSFEQVGDKKRYIEGTGLGLAISQKIVQIMGSQIQVESELGVGSTFSFESEFALSTNWKQSLLTELNQQIIGYDGATRKILVVDDRWENRSVLVDLLEAVGFQVIEAENGQQALEQLRLQPIDLVLTDIVMPVMDGFEFLQILRNEEATKSLLVIVSSASVSNIDRQKSLNMGGNDFLPKPVNAEELFMLIAKHLQLAWQYNQTQPLPSLISTNQEQDMEIVAPPPEYLRQLLDLTQKGLLMKLVQIAEQINQQSDRYLPFTMKIIQMAKQFQIEELEALMMQYLQFEQH; this is encoded by the coding sequence ATGAAAATTAAAGGCAAAATAATTTGTGGCTATGTACTTGCATTAGGCATAGCTTTTATCGGTTCTGGTGGGGGATTGATATTAGGAAACTACTATCAACACAAAGCTTTACAAGCGCAACAAAATGCTTTTAGAGAACGAAAATTGCTAAGTACATTGCAGGTTGATATTTTATATAATCGCCCTGCAAAACAACTAACACCACTAATTAAAAATCCACAGGCTTTTCGGCAAGAAAGCTTGAAGCTAGTGGAACGCATTAACAAAATACAGTCACTGGTAACTACTCATAATCAATCTGGTCAATTATCTACTCTTGAAGGATTACAAACACTCTTACAGGACTATGAGGTAACTGTTAAAGAATTTGCGAAAACTACTAGAAATTTCATTAAAGAGAGTGATGCAATTTTCAGTAGTGAGCCAATTGATCATCAAAAACTACAAACACTAGTTGTCAATTTAGTTCAAAGCAAAGAATTTGTTAAGTTTATTGAGTTTCCCGATCGCCTCAGAACATTTTATGAAGAATCGGAAAAATTAGAAAATATAGCTGAACTGAGCTTAATTAATGCCGAAAAGCTCCGTACCCAAATAATTATTGGGAGCCTAGGCATATCACTGATAATTGCTGTTTTTATTGCTCTATATATCAGTCAGACGATCGCACGCCCGATTCAAACTTTAAATAAAGTAGCTCTACAAGTTACCAGTGAATCAGACTTTAATCTTCAAGCTCCTGTGGAAACTAATGATGAAGTTGGATTACTAGCTTCTTCTCTCAATCGGATGATTTATTATGTGCAGGATCTCTTGCAAGCACAGCAAAATTATACAGACAAGATTCAAGAAGCTAAGGACATCGCTGATGCCGCAAACCAAGCTAAGAGTGAGTTTCTCGCTAACATGAGCCATGAATTGCGTACTCCCCTCAATGGAATCCTTGGCTATACGCAGATTCTCAGCCGATCTGTAACTCTATCAGAAAAAGAACAGCATGGGATCCATATCATTCATCAATGTGGCACACATTTACTTACCTTAATTAATGATGTTCTCGATCTATCAAAAATTGAAGCCCGAAAGCTGGACTTAGATATTGAGGTGATTCATTTACCTGCTTTTTTGCAAGATGTAGCCGAAATCTGTCGCGTTAGGGCTGACAAAAAGAACATTCAGTTTATTTATGAAGTAGATGAAAATCTACCCACAGCTATTCTGGCTGACGAAAAACGTCTACGTCAAGTACTGCTCAATCTTCTAAATAATGCGATTAAGTTCACTGATTACGATGGTAAGGTTACCTTTATTGCGAAACCTACTGTAACTACATCTACTCCATTTTTGGCAACCACGCGCATTCTTTTTCAAATCATAGATACAGGCGTTGGTATAGTACCTAAGGATCTCGATAACATTTTCCAATCGTTTGAGCAGGTTGGTGACAAAAAACGCTATATCGAAGGCACAGGGCTAGGCTTAGCCATTAGTCAAAAAATTGTGCAAATCATGGGTAGCCAAATTCAAGTTGAGAGTGAACTAGGCGTAGGCAGCACCTTTAGTTTTGAGAGTGAGTTTGCTCTATCTACCAACTGGAAGCAATCTCTTTTGACCGAACTCAACCAGCAAATTATTGGTTATGATGGTGCAACCCGCAAGATTCTAGTTGTTGATGATCGCTGGGAAAATCGCTCAGTATTAGTTGATTTATTGGAAGCCGTTGGCTTTCAAGTGATAGAAGCGGAAAATGGACAACAGGCCTTAGAGCAGTTGCGGCTACAGCCTATTGATCTAGTGCTCACCGATATCGTCATGCCCGTTATGGATGGGTTTGAATTCTTGCAGATATTACGCAATGAAGAGGCTACTAAATCATTGCTTGTAATCGTTTCATCGGCATCTGTATCTAACATAGATCGCCAGAAAAGTTTAAATATGGGTGGTAATGACTTCTTGCCTAAGCCTGTCAATGCAGAAGAGTTATTTATGCTTATTGCCAAACACCTCCAATTGGCATGGCAATACAATCAAACACAGCCATTGCCCTCACTGATATCAACCAATCAGGAGCAAGATATGGAGATAGTCGCTCCTCCTCCAGAGTATTTACGACAACTTTTGGATTTAACCCAGAAGGGACTACTAATGAAATTAGTGCAAATTGCAGAACAGATAAACCAGCAGAGCGATCGCTATCTTCCTTTTACGATGAAGATTATCCAGATGGCAAAGCAGTTTCAAATTGAAGAACTTGAAGCGCTAATGATGCAATATTTGCAGTTTGAGCAGCATTAG